A portion of the bacterium genome contains these proteins:
- a CDS encoding excisionase family DNA-binding protein — protein sequence MGMISVLEAADELGVSGRRVHQMLADGRLAGEQVGRNWVLDRRAVQQAARRRVPAGRPWCPSSAWDVLAMASGVEVGGSAVDRFRARQRAEDGIAPLVGKLASRAERHQLYAHPSVLGELMEHPGIVASGVSALGSHNVDLVAVDQAEGYIRRSELASLIDEYALDNAVDRPNVQLRVVGDEYWPFEPGQRYAPLPIVALDLLDSADERSRRAGQELLNRL from the coding sequence ATGGGGATGATCAGCGTCCTGGAAGCTGCTGATGAACTCGGAGTCAGCGGACGTCGTGTTCATCAGATGCTCGCGGACGGTCGCCTGGCGGGTGAGCAAGTTGGCCGAAATTGGGTTCTCGACCGAAGAGCAGTCCAACAGGCGGCCCGGCGCCGGGTTCCCGCTGGAAGGCCATGGTGCCCGTCGTCGGCTTGGGACGTGCTCGCCATGGCCAGTGGCGTCGAGGTCGGTGGGTCAGCTGTTGATCGGTTCCGCGCTCGCCAACGAGCTGAGGACGGAATAGCGCCGCTCGTCGGGAAACTGGCCAGTCGTGCGGAGCGTCACCAGCTCTATGCCCACCCCTCGGTCTTAGGGGAATTGATGGAGCACCCTGGGATTGTCGCCTCCGGCGTGAGTGCTCTCGGTTCTCACAATGTAGACCTCGTCGCCGTCGACCAGGCGGAGGGCTATATCCGCAGGTCTGAGCTGGCCAGCCTGATTGATGAATACGCGCTCGACAACGCAGTCGACCGGCCAAACGTCCAGTTGAGAGTGGTGGGTGACGAATACTGGCCATTTGAGCCTGGACAGCGGTATGCCCCCCTGCCGATTGTGGCTCTAGACCTACTCGACTCCGCTGACGAGCGTTCACGACGCGCGGGCCAAGAACTCCTTAATCGGTTGTGA